The proteins below are encoded in one region of Helicoverpa zea isolate HzStark_Cry1AcR chromosome 21, ilHelZeax1.1, whole genome shotgun sequence:
- the LOC124640606 gene encoding adenylate cyclase type 10-like → MNFLKNKRGARRNSTSVMASTEKWRTYSRRMSRRGQDIFDEELDEYEPKYKDVKNWVEELFERKSDADKVDQDIEVQLTKKQTLILSTLVPDEILLIDKFDSTDTKRFVGVLLMADVSGYTALSERYNNTGKGGTYRLTVTLNTYLGALIELIYGHGGDIIKFAGDAFLALWKTDKRSFLCHTIHTVIACALIIQHSYAVYETDVKVNLKVKLAISAGNLIFAPVGTGIDMSYIIFGLPVIEAKAAESLCASGEVKLTPTAWGHCYSRNYDHIIHDNGYVTIKSILYDPHESNVTKPFAGFGNLVRQSKKPFSAIESLPDFILDSSKSSNVADALRKSEALNLRKAILVAEEKNIGSEIRRFMIRPVLTQVDAHQPLEYLTEMRQVSILFVTLKPRECSFTQLITIVNNSYQITCEIVYKSMGCVNKIILFDKDVMILVVFGLRGFKHESEAQAALKCAYSIKKSVSALDGVLEVSIGVTTGQVYCGVVGHPLRREFTVIGAIVNKAARLMCGFRNKITCDETTFVKSKMSKNGFTLQPTIELKGIVKPGKIYEYSEDIRVKEMYDIPMIPPLLNRGDEIEYFDSWLEDSKSTYRSFDALLMVGESRIGKSRLLEWMARRAKNNGFRVCSLTLTSIHSATAYLALSQIINQILELEEPLEAFAKEEKIVQLLKIYSDDLCFLNNVIKVRFAYYEGAHSLDEAKRKEKAKFMFQKLINAIPETIVIFLDDLQNLDSFSWEYISLMFSSMKIFLVISVSRGKFSAVHNWLYSVFINNSVRKICLGPLEPEWIPALACQILDVDAVSNDLCVALRNKCKGMPGLVESFIIHLFSTGAIEINRIQDTELSDWESADLQFPDPALLHPQALDGKNQDDLDRLIQNDAKEDIGICIVTDEQELNTNINAHNLDALIMIQIDSLTPYQQLLLKIASVIGNFIPRDLLENIMYENNDIVTAKAIKRLFSLRILSCANADSMYKYGRRGTSTSSIFPSNSSYNPNLVCECSFEYDSENVHDLPKYAFCKLMRFRSKNSRKTCYELLPINQKKEFHTRIVNYLENNKQKCTDCGGTVMVVQSLLSLHGEEPVISPSSDSSVTTIGRDKSSDEESQEDEEVTSKQQSSINLYQAKSETNVVKESLLTIKSPSEIKLPSISKESTQFDMRQSQVTPILKARGSMDITSTAQSNQKSIKKVTMTHIFNNETSSEDVIKFKIFDMLREVTEADTPSDWQNLGIVDSQEVFEEIKNDKSKKTFTVNIEKGVSATNFARCTCAELNITISEQVVHHAQRADLKSKAIEFLIKYSYLCILSNNVENVFAKLDEAEGMCYSVSHLDSFEKKRYLGKIYSLRASACLVMGNLSAAKIETDHATQLYNINLHKVPEYLKLKNITKVFKFQRQKHRLHKAILKSDSVFCLNTATLLYSMLGDERVTRMTAIRALNIVQNFECSVVNTCDTYCNAIQVELDRGTPEATAEIEQMAAHSLKSFANPIQADELFAVGKLFMATFRARMARGELAPTIRSGFRALAVSRFLQAEDVSLDLIPDLFYILLTRRRITEAIDILQFALRANQQDHMSYDSETWYYALCMDMILDAGFQLESPQEISRFAEYAISRGKSAGPSRRRLVVGLWTYWLRADSERKAKRFESEALSWASHQDDGSMSTLLSSMRLAEGMLESLARKMDDLRKVVDLMELRSIADRELARLENDARQLRALYPRWCLLRANSSMLSGRHAAATVIFNQASEEAKKMHNRLEEAMVRATNTNSVFWIQNARTGRFVHWREGTEYAQNSWHQIMYRISTTRR, encoded by the exons atgaatttcctCAAGAACAAAAGAGGTGCCAGGAGAAACTCCACAAGTGTTATGGCGAGCACTGAAAAATGGAGAACCTACAGTCGGAGGATGTCACGTCGAGGTCAGGATATATTCGATGAAGAATTGGATGAATATGAACCGAAATACAAAGATGTTAAAAACTGGGTCGAGGAACTATTCGAGAGAAAGAGCGATGCTGACAAAGTTGACCAAGACATTGAAGTGCAACTGACTAAGAAACAGACTCTTATCCTATCGACTTTGGTTCCTGATGAAATACTCTTAATAGACAA attcgATTCAACAGATACGAAAAGATTTGTTGGCGTTCTCCTCATGGCCGATGTTTCAGGCTATACAGCTCTCTCGGAAAGATATAATAACACTGGCAAAGGCGGCACCTACAGACTAACTGTAACTCTGAACACGTACCTTGGCGCACTCATCGAGCTCATCTATGGACACGGTGgtgacatcataaaattcgCTGGAGACGCTTTCTTAGCGCTTTGGAAAACTGATAAACGTTCATTTTTATGTCACACCATTCACACAGTTATAGCTTGTGCTCTAATTATACAACATTCCTACGCGGTGTATGAAACTGAtgttaaagttaacttaaaagtAAAACTTGCCATATCTGCTGGCAATCTTATATTTGCACCTGTAGGAACTGGAATAGACATGAGCTACATTATTTTTGGCTTACCTGTAATCGAAGCTAAAGCTGCTGAAAGTCTCTGTGCTTCGGGGGAAGTAAAATTGACCCCCACCGCATGGGGGCATTGCTACTCCAGAAATTATGATCACATTATTCATGACAACGGATATGTAACAATAAAGTCTATTCTTTATGATCCTCATGAAAGCAACGTCACAAAACCATTCGCTGGCTTTGGAAATTTGGTCAGGCAAAGCAAAAAGCCGTTCAGTGCAATAGAGAGTCTGCCTGATTTCATATTAGACTCATCGAAAAGTTCTAACGTTGCCGATGCTTTAAGGAAAAGCGAAGCACTTAACTTACGTAAAGCAATTTTGGTcgctgaagaaaaaaatataggatCTGAAATTCGCAGATTTATGATCAGACCGGTTCTGACTCAAGTTGATGCACATCAACCACTGGAATACCTGACTGAAATGCGTCaagtttcaattttatttgtgactCTTAAGCCAAGAGAATGTTCATTTACCCAATTAATAACAATTGTTAACAATTCTTATCAGATAACCTGTGAAATAGTATACAAATCAATGGGATgcgttaataaaataattctttttGATAAAGACGTCATGATTTTGGTCGTTTTCGGATTACGGGGCTTCAAACACGAATCTGAAGCTCAGGCCGCATTGAAGTGTGCCTACAGTATAAAAAAATCCGTATCTGCACTGGATGGAGTTTTAGAAGTGTCAATTGGTGTGACGACTGGTCAAGTATATTGTGGCGTGGTAGGTCATCCTCTTCGCAGAGAATTTACAGTAATTGGTGCTATTGTCAACAAGGCAGCACGGCTTATGTGTGGATTCCGAAATAAAATCACTTGTGATGAAACAACTTTTGTCAAAAGTAAAATGTCCAAAAACGGGTTTACACTTCAACCTACTATTGAATTAAAAGGTATTGTCAAACCtggaaaaatatatgaatactCGGAAGATATTAGAGTTAAAGAGATGTACGATATACCAATGATTCCCCCACTTCTTAATCGTGGTGatgaaattgaatattttgacaGCTGGCTGGAAGATAGTAAGTCAACTTATAGAAGTTTTGATGCTCTCCTAATGGTAGGTGAATCACGAATCGGAAAAAGTAGATTGCTAGAATGGATGGCGCGCCGTGCCAAAAATAATGGATTTCGTGTATGTTCGTTAACCTTAACTTCCATACATTCTGCAACTGCCTATTTAGCTTTGAGCCAGATTATTAATCAAATACTTGAGCTTGAAGAACCTCTAGAGGCCTTtgcaaaagaagaaaaaatagtgcaattattaaaaatctacTCTGATGACCTATGCTTTttgaataatgtaattaaagtaCGTTTCGCTTATTACGAAGGAGCTCATTCATTAGATGAAGCTAAGCGAAAAGAAAAGGCTAAATTCATGTTTCAGAAATTAATTAATGCGATACCAGAAACGATTGTCATATTTTTAGACGATTTACaaaatttggattcattttccTGGGAATACATATCATTGATGTTCAGctcaatgaaaatatttctggTCATATCCGTATCACGTGGAAAATTTAGTGCTGTACACAATTGGCTCTatagtgtatttataaataatagtgttAGGAAAATATGTTTAGGACCTTTGGAACCAGAATGGATCCCTGCTTTAGCTTGCCAAATATTAGACGTAGACGCTGTCTCGAATGACTTATGTGTTGCCTTACGAAATAAATGTAAAGGTATGCCGGGACTTGTTGAGAGCTTcatcattcatttattttctacCGGAGCAATTGAAATCAATAGGATACAAGATACTGAACTAAGTGACTGGGAATCAGCAGACTTACAATTTCCAGATCCCGCTCTTCTACACCCACAGGCATTGGATGGTAAAAATCAAGATGACCTTGACAGACTCATACAAAATGATGCAAAAGAAGACATAGGCATATGTATAGTTACTGACGAACAAGAactgaatacaaatataaatgcCCACAATTTAGATGCATTAATTATGATACAAATTGATTCATTGACGCCTTATCAACAACTGCTTTTAAAAATTGCATCAGTAATAGGTAACTTCATACCGAGGGATCTCttagaaaatatcatgtatgaaAATAATGATATAGTTACAGCGAAAGCAATCAAAAGACTTTTTTCTTTACGAATCCTATCGTGTGCAAACGCGGACTCTATGTATAAATATGGTCGCAGAGGCACTTCTACTTCATCTATATTTCCCAGCAACTCATCCTATAATCCCAATCTTGTTTGTGAATGTAGTTTCGAATACGACTCAGAAAACGTTCACGATCTACCTAAGTAtgcattttgtaaattaatgcGATTCAGAAGCAAAAACTCGAGAAAAACATGTTACGAACTGTTACCAATTAATCAAAAAAAGGAATTTCACACACGGATTGtcaattacttagaaaataataaacaaaagtgCACAGACTGTGGTGGGACTGTTATGGTAGTTCAATCATTATTAAGTTTACATGGAGAAGAACCAGTAATTAGTCCCTCAAGTGATTCATCAGTTACTACCATAGGCAGAGACAAAAGTTCAGATGAAGAGTCGCAAGAAGATGAAGAAGTTACTTCTAAACAACAGAGCTCTATTAATTTATATCAAGCTAAATCGGAAACAAATGTTGTAAAAGAATCATTACTAACAATCAAATCACCTAGTGAAATAAAGCTACCTAGCATTTCAAAAGAAAGCACACAATTTGATATGAGGCAATCTCAAGTAACACCTATTTTGAAAGCAAGAGGCAGTATGGATATAACAAGCACGGCTCAAAGCAaccaaaaatcaattaaaaaagttACTATGACACACATTTTTAATAACGAAACTAGTTCTGAAGACGTTATAAAATTTAAGATTTTCGATATGCTTCGTGAGGTCACCGAAGCCGATACTCCTAGTGACTGGCAGAACCTTGGTATTGTTGATAGTCAAGAAGTTTTCGAAGaaattaaaaatgacaaatcgaAAAAAACTTTTACCGTCAATATTGAAAAAGGTGTATCAGCAACAAATTTTGCCAGATGTACCTGTGCGGAGTTAAATATAACTATTAGTGAACAAGTTGTCCACCACGCACAACGTGCGGATTTAAAATCAAAAGCTATCGAATTCCTGATTAAGTACTCTTATTTGTGCATCCTGAGCAATAATGTTGAAAATGTATTTGCCAAGCTCGATGAAGCCGAAGGGATGTGTTACTCAGTTAGCCACTTAGATAGTTTCGAAAAAAAGCGATATTTAGGAAAAATTTATTCACTAAGAGCTTCCGCGTGCCTCGTAATGGGAAATCTATCTGCAGCTAAAATTGAAACGGATCATGCAACACAACTTTATAACATCAATTTACATAAGGTCcctgaatatttaaaattgaaaaatatcacaaaggttttcaaatttcaaaggCAAAAACATCGTTTACACAAAGCAATACTAAAGTCAGACTCAGTGTTCTGTTTGAACACAGCCACTTTATTATACTCCATGCTGGGAGATGAAAGAGTTACAAGGATGACGGCTATCCGTGCCCTAAACATAGTACAAAATTTTGAGTGTTCCGTAGTGAATACATGCGACACGTATTGTAACGCTATACAAGTAGAATTGGACCGCGGCACACCAGAAGCTACTGCAGAAATAGAACAAATGGCAGCCCACTCTTTGAAATCATTTGCAAACCCAATTCAGGCTGATGAACTTTTTGCCGTTGGAAAACTTTTTATGGCAACCTTTCGAGCTCGGATGGCCAGAGGTGAATTGGCGCCAACTATCCGCTCTGGCTTCCGTGCATTAGCTGTTAGTCGGTTCTTGCAAGCTGAAGATGTATCTTTGGACCTAATACCAGACTTATTCTATATCCTTCTTACCCGTCGGCGAATTACAGAAGCTATCGACATCTTGCAATTTGCCCTACGTGCTAATCAACAAGATCATATGTCATATGACTCTGAAACATGGTATTATGCTCTGTGTATGGATATGATACTAGATGCAGGATTTCAACTTGAATCACCACAGGAGATAAGTCGATTTGCTGAATATGCAATTAGTAGAGGTAAATCAGCAGGGCCTAGTCGGCGCCGACTGGTTGTAGGACTGTGGACCTATTGGCTAAGAGCGGATTCAGAAAGGAAGGCGAAACGTTTCGAGTCTGAGGCTTTAAGCTGGGCATCGCATCAAGATGATGGGTCGATGTCCACACTTTTGAGTTCAATGAGACTAGCTGAAGGGATGCTTGAAAGTTTGGCAAGAAAGATGGACGATTTGCGAAAG GTGGTGGATCTGATGGAATTACGTTCGATAGCGGACAGAGAACTAGCTCGGTTGGAAAACGACGCTCGTCAGTTGCGAGCCTTGTACCCTCGCTGGTGCCTACTGAGAGCCAACTCGTCAATGTTATCTGGCCGACATGCAGCTGCCACCGTCATCTTTAATCAA GCTTCAGAAGAAGCAAAGAAGATGCACAACCGCCTCGAAGAAGCCATGGTTCGCGCAACGAATACAAACTCAGTGTTCTGGATACAAAATGCGCGCACAGGACGATTCGTGCATTGGCGGGAGGGTACAGAGTACGCACAAAATTCTTGGCACCAAATCATGTATAGAATCAGTACCACAAGACGATAA